In Streptomyces chartreusis, the following proteins share a genomic window:
- a CDS encoding pyridoxal-phosphate dependent enzyme: MRYDSITDAIGNTPLVRIDPAVHGLSHIDLYAKLELLNPFGSVKDRAAWNMARPHLSAAAPEQGGQVVELSSGNTAKALAVLAGMHGRTFRSVTNRMRIPEIKDLLLLLGAEIEELPGQSECLDPTATDDPLTQFHRALSEPGSTFVHTDQYFNPRNTEAHFTGTGPEIVKDLDGRAPDWFIACVGTAGSSTGVARALREHDPAVRVVGLVAAKSDFVPGIRTIDEAHEVGLFDPGTYDTIESVGADEAIEGMLTLNRRCGILAGPTGGAAYFGATRQLKDVDAELTERQSAVFIVCDRVESYLSYVRRRRPDLFGRPRRGNSPADLTDTEVRTAPAIGVIDALAWIATGEPLVVDLRGPHAYAALHIDGSVNIVDELFEELLHGGLPFSHNRPVLLACPVGEKSARYAALLTRMGHPDVRSLTGGIIAWRDAGAPLVRD, from the coding sequence GTGAGGTACGACAGCATCACCGACGCCATCGGCAACACACCGCTGGTGCGCATCGACCCGGCCGTGCACGGCCTGAGCCACATCGACCTGTACGCCAAGCTGGAACTGCTCAACCCCTTCGGTTCGGTGAAGGACCGGGCCGCCTGGAACATGGCCCGACCGCACCTGTCCGCCGCCGCTCCGGAGCAGGGCGGGCAGGTCGTGGAGCTGTCGAGCGGCAACACCGCCAAGGCCCTAGCCGTCCTCGCGGGCATGCACGGCCGGACCTTCAGAAGCGTCACCAACCGGATGCGCATCCCGGAGATCAAGGACCTGCTCCTGCTGCTGGGCGCGGAGATCGAGGAACTGCCCGGTCAGAGCGAATGCCTGGATCCGACCGCCACGGACGACCCGCTCACCCAGTTCCACCGCGCGCTCTCCGAGCCCGGCAGCACGTTTGTGCACACCGACCAGTACTTCAACCCGCGCAACACCGAGGCCCACTTCACCGGCACCGGACCGGAGATCGTGAAGGACCTCGACGGCCGGGCGCCGGACTGGTTCATCGCCTGTGTGGGGACCGCCGGCTCGTCCACCGGGGTCGCCCGAGCCCTGCGCGAACACGACCCCGCCGTACGGGTCGTCGGCCTGGTCGCCGCCAAGTCCGACTTCGTCCCCGGCATCCGCACCATCGACGAGGCGCACGAGGTGGGCCTGTTCGACCCCGGCACGTACGACACGATCGAGTCGGTCGGCGCCGACGAGGCGATCGAGGGCATGCTGACCCTCAACCGCCGCTGCGGCATCCTCGCCGGACCCACCGGAGGCGCCGCCTACTTCGGCGCCACACGCCAACTCAAGGACGTCGACGCCGAACTGACGGAGCGGCAGTCCGCCGTCTTCATCGTCTGCGACCGCGTCGAGAGCTACCTCAGCTACGTCCGCCGGCGGCGCCCCGACCTCTTCGGCCGCCCGCGTCGCGGCAATTCCCCTGCCGACCTGACCGACACCGAGGTCCGTACGGCACCGGCCATCGGTGTCATCGACGCGCTGGCGTGGATCGCCACCGGGGAACCCCTCGTCGTGGACCTGCGCGGCCCGCACGCGTATGCCGCCCTGCACATCGACGGGTCGGTCAACATCGTCGACGAGCTCTTCGAGGAACTCCTGCACGGCGGGCTGCCGTTCAGCCACAACCGCCCGGTCCTGCTGGCCTGCCCGGTCGGCGAGAAGTCCGCCCGCTACGCCGCCCTGCTGACCCGGATGGGACACCCCGACGTGCGCAGCCTCACCGGCGGCATCATCGCCTGGCGCGACGCGGGCGCACCCCTCGTACGGGACTGA
- a CDS encoding DegT/DnrJ/EryC1/StrS family aminotransferase gives MPYGSRLAAMMTRRIGRECVYTPSARLALYLALRRWCRPGGRVLMSPVNDDVILFVVLAAGLRPVQAPVSQWDGNIDPAAVPDSTWRDIDAVLTTNLYGLPDRVVELRRRCDQLGIPLIEDVAHAIGTHVDGRPIGSFGTAAAFSLSKHVAAMAGGFLAVDGTRARRELELLRDDLLTPRRLRDDLATTLRPLARSTVRTLRLVRPAWRTMQRLGLLERDDFRMALHAPRLAGSARHAPSLAAYEPWVRVDLHGFRSRHGALVRGQLELRMALLDGDLARRRAGVSLLSGTTWATPALRERTSQEGPPSLFRVPLLVHDRDALVERLVDHGVVAGYIYDPPLDDYAGAEFVEPSPSPAAARWFAAHTLPADPLVARRVIGALTKEKATPAHPPMTAQLPEPDPTTTPPTPLGQ, from the coding sequence ATGCCGTACGGATCGCGGCTCGCCGCGATGATGACACGGCGCATCGGACGCGAATGCGTCTACACGCCCTCGGCCCGACTGGCCCTGTACCTGGCGCTGCGGCGCTGGTGCCGGCCGGGCGGACGGGTGCTGATGTCCCCGGTGAACGACGACGTGATCCTCTTCGTCGTCCTCGCCGCCGGACTGCGCCCGGTCCAAGCCCCCGTGTCCCAGTGGGACGGCAACATCGACCCGGCCGCCGTACCGGATTCCACCTGGCGCGACATCGACGCGGTCCTGACCACCAACCTGTACGGCCTGCCCGACCGGGTCGTCGAACTGCGCCGCCGCTGCGACCAGTTGGGGATCCCCCTGATCGAGGACGTGGCACACGCGATCGGCACGCACGTGGACGGCCGGCCGATCGGCAGCTTCGGGACGGCCGCGGCGTTCAGTCTGTCCAAGCACGTCGCCGCGATGGCCGGCGGCTTCCTCGCCGTCGACGGCACCCGCGCCCGCCGCGAGCTGGAGCTGCTGCGCGACGACCTGCTCACCCCGCGCCGGCTGCGCGACGACCTGGCCACCACCCTGCGCCCGCTGGCCCGCTCCACCGTGCGGACCCTCCGGCTGGTGCGCCCGGCCTGGCGCACCATGCAGCGCCTCGGCCTGCTCGAACGCGACGACTTCCGCATGGCCCTGCACGCGCCCCGCCTCGCCGGCAGCGCCCGCCACGCGCCCAGCCTGGCCGCCTACGAACCCTGGGTACGCGTCGACCTGCACGGCTTCCGCTCCCGCCACGGCGCCCTGGTGCGCGGACAGCTGGAGCTGCGGATGGCACTGCTCGACGGCGACCTGGCCCGCCGCAGGGCCGGCGTCTCGCTGCTGTCCGGCACGACCTGGGCCACCCCGGCGCTGCGCGAGCGGACCTCGCAGGAGGGCCCGCCCTCCCTGTTCCGGGTGCCGCTCCTGGTCCACGACCGCGACGCCCTCGTGGAACGCCTGGTCGACCACGGCGTCGTCGCGGGCTACATCTACGACCCGCCGCTCGACGACTACGCCGGAGCCGAGTTCGTCGAACCGTCCCCGTCCCCCGCTGCCGCCCGCTGGTTCGCCGCCCACACCCTGCCGGCCGACCCCCTCGTGGCCCGCAGGGTCATCGGTGCGCTGACGAAGGAGAAGGCGACCCCGGCGCACCCGCCGATGACGGCCCAGCTGCCCGAACCCGACCCGACGACCACTCCGCCCACGCCCCTGGGCCAGTAG
- the polX gene encoding DNA polymerase/3'-5' exonuclease PolX produces MARSNDEVAALLQEYADLISITGGDAFRTRTYEKAARAIGGHHADVSKLDAKGLKEIPNVGKSIAEKVVEYFATGSVSAVEELRAKIPAGVRQLTAIPTLGPKKALVLYEELGISTTEELADAIHEERLRDLKGFGPKTEENILHGIDLLRSSGDRVLIDVAMSLAEDIVAGMSQVDGVERCAYAGSLRRARETIGDIDILVAAKQAAPVMRAFTELPYVSEVIAHGQKKTSVRTTRGLQVDLRVVPPDSWGAAMQYFTGSKAHNIRTREMAVHQKLKLSEYGLFDTETGERIASRTEEDVYARLGLPWIPPTLREDRGEVEAGLRGELPELIQEKDIRGDLHTHTDLTDGLAPLEEMVAAAAERGYAYYAVTDHGPDMAMQRMTDERILAQRERVRELDEEYGRRGKRGGMRVLHGAELNIGPDGEVDWPAEFLAGFDLCVASVHSHFNQDREALTRRIVRACENPHVHIIGHPTTRLIGKRPAIDVDLDAVFAACARTGTALEINSHPDRLDLRDEDILRARRHGVKFAVDSDAHAVVHLANLRYGVGTAQRGWLTKEDVINAWPLTRLRRFLAKG; encoded by the coding sequence GTGGCACGGTCCAACGACGAGGTCGCCGCACTGCTCCAGGAGTACGCGGACCTGATCTCGATCACCGGCGGAGACGCGTTCAGGACGCGTACCTACGAGAAGGCGGCCCGAGCGATCGGCGGCCACCACGCCGATGTCTCCAAGCTCGACGCCAAAGGCCTCAAGGAGATCCCGAACGTCGGCAAGTCGATCGCCGAGAAGGTCGTCGAGTACTTCGCCACCGGCAGCGTGTCCGCCGTCGAGGAACTGCGCGCGAAGATCCCCGCCGGCGTCCGGCAGCTCACCGCCATCCCCACGCTCGGCCCGAAGAAGGCCCTGGTCCTGTACGAGGAACTCGGCATCTCCACCACCGAGGAACTCGCCGACGCCATCCACGAGGAGCGGCTGCGCGACCTGAAGGGCTTCGGGCCGAAGACCGAGGAGAACATCCTGCACGGCATCGACCTGCTCCGGTCCTCCGGCGACCGGGTCCTGATCGATGTCGCGATGAGCCTCGCCGAGGACATCGTCGCCGGGATGTCGCAGGTCGACGGCGTCGAGCGGTGCGCCTACGCCGGATCGCTGCGCCGCGCCCGCGAGACCATCGGCGACATCGACATCCTGGTCGCGGCGAAGCAGGCGGCGCCCGTCATGCGGGCCTTCACCGAACTGCCGTACGTCTCCGAGGTCATCGCGCACGGACAGAAGAAGACCTCGGTCCGCACCACCAGAGGACTCCAGGTCGACCTGCGTGTCGTGCCGCCGGACTCCTGGGGCGCGGCCATGCAGTACTTCACCGGGTCCAAGGCGCACAACATCCGCACCCGGGAGATGGCCGTCCACCAGAAGCTCAAGCTGTCCGAGTACGGGCTGTTCGACACCGAGACCGGGGAGAGGATCGCCTCCAGGACCGAGGAGGACGTCTACGCCCGCCTCGGCCTGCCGTGGATCCCGCCCACCCTGCGCGAGGACCGGGGCGAGGTCGAGGCCGGGCTGCGCGGAGAGCTGCCCGAGCTGATCCAGGAGAAGGACATCCGCGGCGATCTGCACACCCACACCGACCTCACCGACGGGCTGGCCCCGCTGGAGGAGATGGTCGCCGCGGCCGCCGAGCGCGGCTACGCCTACTACGCCGTCACCGACCACGGCCCCGACATGGCCATGCAGCGCATGACCGACGAACGGATCCTCGCCCAGCGCGAACGCGTCCGCGAACTCGACGAGGAGTACGGCAGGCGCGGCAAGCGCGGCGGCATGCGGGTGCTGCACGGCGCCGAGCTGAACATCGGCCCCGACGGCGAGGTGGACTGGCCCGCGGAGTTCCTCGCCGGCTTCGACCTGTGCGTGGCGTCGGTGCACTCGCACTTCAACCAGGACCGTGAGGCGCTGACCCGGCGCATCGTCAGGGCCTGCGAGAACCCGCACGTCCACATCATCGGCCACCCCACCACCCGCCTCATCGGCAAGCGCCCCGCCATCGACGTCGACCTCGACGCGGTGTTCGCCGCCTGCGCCCGCACCGGCACCGCCCTGGAGATCAACTCCCATCCGGACCGGCTCGACCTGCGCGACGAGGACATCCTGCGGGCCAGGCGGCACGGCGTGAAGTTCGCCGTCGACAGCGACGCGCACGCCGTCGTGCACCTGGCCAACCTGCGCTACGGCGTGGGCACGGCGCAGCGCGGCTGGCTCACCAAGGAGGACGTGATCAACGCCTGGCCGCTGACCCGGCTGCGGCGCTTCCTCGCCAAGGGGTGA
- a CDS encoding aminotransferase class V-fold PLP-dependent enzyme, with amino-acid sequence MITELAEWQRALRAQFPIITAHPELAYLDSAATAQKPQAVLDAVHTYLTTTNANAGRGTYTWANRTTTLVEEARDRVKLFLGDPAPERSNVHFTSGTTEGLRGVARDWLPRLLTDGDEIVVPVADHEANIAPWLETRRELAGQGVHIRVRPMPYQAASGDYDHTALAELAGPRTRFVAVSHVHHVYGADMNVHRIRRAVGPDTVICLDAAQSVGHLPVSVADLDVDFVLFSGHKAMALPGTGVVWARRARGPEFAPGGWAGTPNTVGIASLTAALDWLDAAGTDRIERWTVALAARLTEGLRRLDAYEILGCQASLAADSPVQRRQGIVTLRHHAIDSSDLGFILFSHGFMVRSDQHCQGGAGEKTGSVRVSLHVHNTVEEVDRLLTVLASLG; translated from the coding sequence ATGATCACGGAGTTGGCCGAGTGGCAGCGTGCCCTGCGCGCCCAGTTCCCGATCATCACCGCACACCCGGAACTGGCCTACCTCGACAGCGCCGCCACCGCCCAGAAACCGCAGGCCGTGCTGGACGCCGTGCACACCTACCTCACCACGACCAACGCCAACGCCGGGCGCGGCACCTACACCTGGGCCAACCGGACCACCACCCTGGTCGAGGAGGCCCGCGACCGGGTCAAGCTCTTCCTCGGTGACCCGGCACCAGAGCGCTCGAACGTGCACTTCACCAGCGGGACCACCGAGGGCCTGCGCGGCGTCGCCCGGGACTGGCTGCCCCGGCTGCTCACCGACGGGGACGAGATCGTCGTACCCGTCGCAGACCACGAGGCGAACATCGCCCCCTGGCTGGAGACGCGGCGGGAACTGGCCGGGCAGGGCGTGCACATCCGCGTGCGGCCGATGCCGTACCAGGCCGCGTCCGGCGACTACGACCACACCGCGCTCGCCGAACTGGCCGGCCCTCGCACCCGGTTCGTCGCCGTCAGCCACGTCCACCACGTGTACGGCGCCGACATGAACGTGCACCGCATCCGCCGCGCGGTCGGCCCGGACACCGTGATCTGCCTCGACGCCGCCCAGAGCGTCGGCCATCTGCCGGTGTCGGTGGCCGATCTCGACGTCGACTTCGTCCTGTTCTCCGGCCACAAGGCGATGGCCCTGCCCGGCACCGGCGTCGTCTGGGCCCGCCGGGCCCGCGGACCGGAGTTCGCGCCGGGCGGCTGGGCGGGCACCCCCAACACCGTCGGCATCGCCTCCCTGACCGCGGCCCTGGACTGGCTGGACGCCGCGGGCACCGACCGGATCGAGCGCTGGACCGTCGCCCTCGCGGCGCGGCTCACCGAGGGCCTGCGCCGTCTCGACGCCTACGAGATCCTCGGCTGCCAGGCCAGTCTGGCAGCCGACTCGCCCGTGCAGCGGCGCCAGGGCATCGTCACCCTGCGCCATCACGCCATCGACTCCTCGGACCTCGGCTTCATCCTCTTCAGCCACGGCTTCATGGTCCGCTCCGACCAGCACTGCCAGGGCGGCGCGGGGGAGAAGACGGGCTCCGTGCGCGTGAGCCTGCACGTCCACAACACCGTCGAGGAGGTGGACCGGCTGCTGACCGTCCTTGCCTCCCTCGGGTGA
- a CDS encoding class I SAM-dependent methyltransferase — protein sequence MGLSLATAERWVHRWELQQQRYAVDREERFTVIADVVEQSVAGRPARPLVVDLGCGPGSLAARLARRLPYADLVGVDMDPLLLELARTHHADAARYVDAVIGEEGWTHALCLDRPLDAAVSTTALHYLGPDALYLLYRQLAALLRPGGVLVNGDHFPHDDTALAALAGCVGRRHAERRHALAHEDWDSWWTAVAKDPELTDLLAERRRRQPAGGAGCAAHLSASAHERLLRRAGFGHVGTVWQYGDSQVLVAIR from the coding sequence ATGGGGCTGAGCCTGGCGACGGCGGAGCGATGGGTGCACCGCTGGGAACTCCAGCAGCAGCGGTACGCCGTGGACCGCGAGGAGCGCTTCACGGTGATCGCCGATGTCGTCGAGCAGTCCGTGGCGGGCCGCCCCGCCCGGCCGCTCGTCGTCGACCTCGGCTGCGGCCCCGGCTCGCTGGCGGCCCGGCTGGCGCGGCGACTGCCGTACGCGGACCTCGTGGGCGTGGACATGGACCCGCTGCTCCTCGAACTCGCCCGCACCCACCACGCGGACGCCGCCCGCTACGTCGACGCGGTCATCGGCGAGGAGGGCTGGACCCACGCCCTGTGCCTGGACCGCCCGCTGGACGCCGCCGTTTCGACGACGGCCCTGCACTACCTCGGCCCGGACGCCCTGTACCTCCTCTACCGGCAGCTCGCGGCACTGCTGCGGCCAGGCGGCGTCCTCGTCAACGGCGACCACTTCCCGCACGACGACACCGCGCTCGCCGCCCTCGCCGGATGCGTCGGCCGCCGCCACGCCGAGCGCCGGCACGCCCTCGCCCACGAGGACTGGGACTCCTGGTGGACGGCCGTCGCGAAGGACCCCGAGCTGACCGACCTGCTCGCCGAACGCCGGCGCAGGCAGCCGGCGGGCGGGGCGGGATGTGCGGCACACCTGTCGGCCTCCGCACATGAACGGCTGCTGCGGCGGGCGGGTTTCGGGCACGTCGGCACGGTCTGGCAGTACGGCGACAGTCAGGTGCTGGTCGCGATCCGCTGA
- a CDS encoding GNAT family N-acetyltransferase, translating into MRSTSAITIHRPEELSEQLRRAWHRAMEESPDYANPFLAPEFALGVARYRKGAYVAVLHQGGEAVGFFPYERNAYGVGRAIGLGLSDCQALVHRPGVTWDTRELLKVCGLSVFEFDHLVEEQQPFGPYVTGTFASPVLDLKPGEGGYPEWLRATYPGLAKTTLKKERRLGRDAGEVRFVYDERDPRMLRTLMRWKSAQYRRTGRMDRFSRPWIVDLVDHLFQVREEHFTGILSVVYAGDRPVAAHFGPRSRSVFAAWFTAYDPEFGYYSPGLMMHLRLAQAAGRDGVTLMDFGRGEKEYKDWLKTRELRVAEGFAARPHPVATAHRMWRRPVRGLRNTVLAHPRLREPADRLLKTVGTLRTSGPPARPPGAGAR; encoded by the coding sequence ATGCGATCCACGAGCGCCATCACGATTCACAGACCCGAGGAGCTGAGCGAGCAGCTGCGCCGGGCGTGGCACCGGGCGATGGAGGAATCGCCCGACTACGCCAACCCTTTCCTGGCACCGGAGTTCGCACTCGGGGTCGCCAGGTACCGCAAAGGGGCGTACGTGGCGGTCCTGCACCAGGGCGGGGAGGCCGTCGGTTTCTTCCCGTACGAGCGCAACGCCTACGGCGTAGGCCGGGCCATCGGCCTCGGACTGTCCGACTGCCAGGCTCTGGTGCACCGGCCCGGGGTCACCTGGGACACCCGCGAACTGCTGAAGGTGTGCGGGCTGTCCGTGTTCGAGTTCGATCACCTCGTCGAGGAACAGCAGCCGTTCGGCCCGTACGTCACGGGCACGTTCGCCTCGCCCGTCCTCGACCTGAAACCCGGCGAGGGCGGCTACCCGGAGTGGCTGCGCGCCACCTACCCGGGGCTGGCCAAGACGACGCTGAAGAAGGAGCGCCGCCTGGGACGCGACGCGGGCGAGGTGCGGTTCGTCTACGACGAGCGCGACCCGCGCATGTTGCGCACCCTCATGCGGTGGAAGTCCGCCCAGTACCGCAGAACCGGACGGATGGACCGCTTCTCCAGACCCTGGATCGTCGACCTGGTCGACCACCTCTTCCAGGTCCGCGAGGAACACTTCACCGGCATCCTGTCCGTCGTGTACGCCGGTGACCGGCCGGTCGCCGCGCACTTCGGGCCGAGATCGCGCTCGGTGTTCGCGGCCTGGTTCACGGCGTACGACCCCGAGTTCGGCTACTACTCACCCGGACTGATGATGCATCTGCGGCTGGCTCAGGCCGCGGGCCGGGACGGCGTGACGCTCATGGACTTCGGGCGCGGGGAGAAGGAGTACAAGGACTGGCTGAAGACCCGTGAGCTGCGGGTGGCGGAGGGGTTCGCGGCGCGCCCGCACCCGGTGGCGACGGCCCACCGGATGTGGCGCAGACCGGTGCGCGGACTGCGCAACACGGTCCTGGCCCATCCCCGGCTGCGCGAGCCCGCCGACCGGCTGCTGAAGACCGTCGGCACGCTGCGCACCTCCGGCCCCCCGGCCCGACCGCCGGGCGCGGGAGCCCGCTGA
- a CDS encoding flavin-dependent monooxygenase — MAAAGTDTDLVARVRALGPLVREHAPRTEQERRVVPEVAAALTDAGVHRMNVPRRYGGYQSRPCTQIDAIAAIAESCGSTAFKTMIQAGCSYIAALFPDEAQDEIFTGPDVKVGGTLIPDATAVRTDGGYLVNGTSGFATGCHDADWHLLTVRVPPESGEGPPETLWTAVPMAELEILDDWYVSGLAGSGSNSVVARDVVVPAHRVLPVGPLLAGEFPSKANADDPFYRMPVLLMFCAWTAPNALGLARSALAEFTERSHRRGITYTFHQRQNEATVTHLQVAEAAMKISCAELLTADFVAVIESRAESGEPYTPEERTRIRAQSGYVVRLCKEAVELLASASGASSLHRDVPIQRTVRDAHALSLHSFVNPATNLEMHGRVLSGLDPGTPFV, encoded by the coding sequence ATGGCAGCAGCTGGTACCGACACCGATTTAGTCGCCCGTGTACGGGCACTGGGGCCGCTCGTACGGGAGCACGCCCCGCGCACCGAGCAGGAGCGGCGGGTGGTGCCCGAGGTCGCCGCGGCATTGACGGACGCCGGGGTCCACCGGATGAACGTCCCCCGGCGGTACGGCGGTTACCAGAGCCGGCCGTGCACCCAGATCGACGCGATCGCCGCGATCGCCGAGTCGTGCGGCTCGACCGCGTTCAAGACCATGATCCAGGCCGGCTGCTCCTACATCGCGGCGCTCTTCCCCGACGAGGCGCAGGACGAGATCTTCACCGGCCCCGACGTGAAGGTCGGCGGCACTCTCATCCCCGACGCGACGGCGGTCCGGACGGACGGCGGCTACCTCGTCAACGGCACCTCGGGGTTCGCCACCGGCTGCCACGACGCCGACTGGCATCTGCTGACGGTCCGGGTGCCGCCGGAGTCCGGCGAGGGGCCGCCCGAGACGCTGTGGACCGCGGTGCCGATGGCGGAGCTGGAGATCCTCGACGACTGGTACGTGTCGGGGCTCGCGGGCAGCGGCAGCAACAGCGTCGTCGCGCGCGACGTGGTCGTCCCGGCGCACCGGGTGCTGCCGGTCGGGCCGTTGCTGGCGGGCGAGTTCCCGTCGAAGGCCAACGCCGACGATCCGTTCTACCGGATGCCCGTCCTGCTGATGTTCTGCGCCTGGACCGCGCCCAACGCGCTCGGTCTGGCCCGCTCCGCCCTGGCGGAGTTCACCGAACGCAGCCACCGACGGGGCATCACCTACACCTTCCACCAACGGCAGAACGAGGCTACGGTCACCCACCTCCAGGTGGCCGAGGCGGCCATGAAGATCTCCTGCGCCGAGCTGCTGACCGCCGACTTCGTCGCCGTCATCGAGTCGCGAGCCGAGTCCGGTGAGCCGTACACACCCGAGGAGCGGACGAGGATCCGGGCGCAGAGCGGCTATGTCGTACGACTGTGCAAGGAGGCCGTCGAACTGCTCGCCTCGGCCTCGGGGGCGTCGTCCCTGCACCGGGACGTGCCCATCCAGCGGACCGTGCGCGACGCGCACGCCCTGAGCCTGCACTCGTTCGTCAATCCCGCCACCAACCTGGAGATGCACGGCCGGGTCCTGTCGGGACTCGACCCGGGCACGCCCTTCGTGTAG
- a CDS encoding Y4yA family PLP-dependent enzyme — MGGQPLYLEPRLESRLRSLVHSPELLHTLTDALGSPLNVLVPDQLADNLARFRSVYGTHHLSGQVFLAHKANRSSALLRRLAATDAGVDVASLGELQHALGAGLTPDRITATGPKNPEFLWLAARTSVTVSLDTRDELEQLATLVRGHALPRTRVLLRLSGFEASGVRVLTRRSRFGTAVRETAPLLEAVERHADALDLVGVAYHLDTTSLSEKALALEGCLRVLEECRSRGLRPRAVDIGGGFGVNYLADGGQWERYTTALTEAVMGIRPPLAYGGHGYGLRNEAGTLRGALGLYPAHRPVAAAGYLDELLSQPAASLGGRPLAALLLEHLYDLHVEPGRALLDQCGLTLTKVLEVRDDEAGGLLHIRLAAKADDVALEDHGVLLDPVVVPRHPMNAEGTDFPPRTTTGSGTGTEPVAAYLFGNLCLEADLITRRTVFLPHRPAPGDLLAFANTAGYCMDFHTTRAQHQPAARKVAAWQEGGRWRWCLDDQYWPTTPVGGAQ, encoded by the coding sequence ATGGGCGGGCAGCCCTTGTATCTCGAACCGCGGCTGGAATCGCGGCTGCGCTCCTTGGTGCACTCCCCGGAACTGCTGCACACCCTCACCGACGCCCTCGGGTCGCCGCTGAACGTGCTCGTGCCCGACCAACTCGCGGACAACCTCGCTCGGTTCCGCTCGGTGTACGGCACCCACCACCTCTCCGGCCAGGTGTTCCTCGCCCACAAGGCCAACCGCTCCAGCGCCCTGCTGCGCAGACTCGCCGCCACGGACGCCGGCGTGGACGTCGCCTCGCTGGGCGAGCTGCAGCACGCCCTGGGCGCCGGACTCACGCCCGACCGGATCACGGCGACCGGGCCGAAGAACCCGGAGTTCCTGTGGCTGGCGGCCCGCACCTCGGTCACCGTCAGCCTCGACACGCGAGACGAACTGGAACAACTCGCCACGCTGGTCCGGGGGCACGCCCTGCCCCGCACCCGTGTCCTGCTCCGGCTGTCGGGCTTCGAGGCGTCCGGCGTACGGGTACTGACCCGGCGCAGCCGATTCGGCACCGCCGTACGGGAGACGGCCCCGCTGCTGGAGGCCGTCGAACGGCACGCCGACGCGCTCGACCTGGTGGGGGTGGCGTACCACCTGGACACCACGAGCCTGAGCGAGAAGGCCCTGGCGCTGGAGGGCTGTCTGCGGGTGCTGGAGGAGTGCCGCAGCCGTGGGCTCAGGCCCCGGGCCGTCGACATCGGCGGCGGCTTCGGCGTGAACTACCTTGCCGACGGTGGCCAGTGGGAGCGGTACACGACCGCGCTCACCGAGGCCGTCATGGGCATCCGCCCACCCCTGGCCTATGGCGGCCACGGCTACGGACTGCGCAACGAGGCGGGCACCCTGCGCGGCGCGCTCGGCCTGTACCCGGCCCACCGTCCGGTGGCCGCGGCGGGCTACCTCGACGAACTCCTCTCCCAGCCGGCCGCCTCCCTCGGCGGCCGGCCCCTGGCCGCGCTGCTCCTGGAACACCTCTACGACCTGCACGTCGAACCGGGTCGCGCCCTGCTCGACCAGTGCGGACTGACCCTGACGAAGGTGCTGGAGGTGCGCGACGACGAGGCCGGCGGCCTCCTCCACATACGCCTGGCGGCGAAGGCCGACGACGTCGCGCTGGAGGACCACGGCGTGCTGCTGGACCCCGTCGTCGTCCCACGGCATCCGATGAACGCCGAAGGCACGGACTTCCCACCTCGCACCACGACCGGCTCGGGAACAGGAACCGAGCCGGTCGCCGCGTATCTCTTCGGCAACCTGTGTCTGGAGGCCGACCTGATCACCCGCCGCACCGTCTTCCTGCCCCACCGCCCCGCCCCCGGCGACCTGTTGGCCTTCGCCAACACGGCCGGCTACTGCATGGACTTCCACACCACCCGTGCCCAGCACCAGCCCGCCGCGCGCAAGGTCGCCGCCTGGCAGGAGGGCGGCAGATGGCGCTGGTGCCTGGACGACCAGTACTGGCCGACCACACCCGTGGGGGGAGCTCAGTGA